ACTCTCCTTAAAAAGTTATCTTTAACTTGCTCTATTTCCCACAGTTTTCACATTTCATCGAAACGTAGTAAAATTTGTCCTTGTTCCTGACATGTTCTCTTGGAAccaaacagacagacatttttgtctttagcagctttaaagtgacgggtgcagcaggcagctgtccATAATGAAACCCATGTTAACTGACAACAGAACAGCTCTACTTTTTCCTTGTCCTCTTAACTTTCTAACTCGCTGTAGTTCTCAAATGTTTAACACACAAAAtgtgtttgacagttttttctctgaTGATATCTTGATTTACAGTAGCTGATAACAGTTATGGCCTTTGTAGTCTTTGACCTAAAAGCAGGACTAGAAATGTTTCactctttatatttcattttatgacAGAACGTAGGCAAATTTGTGCTggttaagacatttaaatatgGAATCTAACCGACTTACATAATCGGAGCAGTGATCTTCCAAGTGAACGGTCTCAGCTGTGTGAGAGGGGTGCGTGTGTCTTTCGGCACATATTTCATCCAATCTTCACCAAACTTGGTCCATACCACATTTAGATGACCCTGAATGAAACTTCTGAGTTTGTTTATGGGTATGACTTACCGTTTGTCTGTAATGGGTCCCCAAACCTTTGAAGGTGTGACCTCATGCACTTAAACTGCCATAACTCTTCAATGCTAAATTGGATTGCAACCCAATTTGGAAATGTTGTACATACAGCCACAATGCACAAGTGTGTCACATTTGATTCATTAGGGGGCGCTACAACACTAAAACATGATAATCTGTTGTGTTCAATAAGATGAAACTTGATACATGGCTTTTCCACAACATGTCGAAGCATAGCACCAATAGCTCCACCATGTGGCCATTAATAAAACACCACCACATCTCTTGAATGCATCACTCGGTTACCTCTGATTGTGGGCGGTATCTTCAGACGTGAATCACCAACACTTGTTGCTGGGATAGTTTCAGAAGCTGGGCCAGCGAGCAGCAGATGCAGCAATCACAGACAATTTTTGCTCAGGAAATGCAATTACTCTAGTTTAAATTTTTCATATTaatttataggctacatttaaatgttttatgaaataaaaatggatAAGTCTCACACTGTCAACAAATCACATGCTACTGCTAATTTAGCTTGTCTGCTGCTAGTTTAGCTAGCTTTAATTAAGGGCACGTAACATTATCTTAACATTAATTAGCAAACTATAAAAACgtgaaaaatattttagctGCCATCACAACTTATAACTTATTTACTTTTGAGCCTTTTTAGAAAAAATGACCTCCTCCTCGTTCCCCTCGGCCTCCTCCATGGTTATCAACTGTGCATAGATGCTGcttcttctttctgttttaCGCCTATGAGGCATTTAATGTAGTAGCTGTTTAGGGAACTTAGGGAAGAAGCTGCAGTGTGCAGAAATCTAAATGATTAAATGACTTCATATTAACAaaatgatgttgctgctttatcAGATAACTGATGTTTTCCAATTTCTATAGGTTTGACGTTGTGGAATGATGCAACTCTACAAGAGAAGACAACTGAAAAATCTCAGAAAAGCAGTGCATTTGAAATTTCTACATCTGACTCCATTGAATCCAAGTCCTCTTTGCTGGATGTTGAAGCTTCTCTGAAGGCCAGTTTCCTGAGTGGACTGATTGAAATTGGAGGATCTGCCAAGTATCTGAATGATCATAAGAAATACAAGAATCAAAGCAGAGTGACGGGTCGGTACAAAGCTACTACCAGCTTCAAACAGCTGTCAATGGTTGACCTCCAAACCTTAAAACCCCACCAAACGGAGGTTATTGAGAAGGGCTTGGCAACACATGTAGTCACAGGCATCCTTTATGGGGCAAatgctttctttgtgtttgaCAGTGAGAAGTTGGAAGCCAGCAGCGTTCAGGACATCCAGGGcagcatgaaagctgtgataaATAAGATCCCCTCAATTAATGTTGAGGCAGAAGCTGGCATCAAGCTGTCTGATGAAGAAAAATCCCTGACTGAGAAATGTTCCTGCAAATTCTTCGGAGACTTCATTCTTGACAGCAACCCTACAACATATAGAGATGCAGTGAAGACCTTCGCAGAACTTCCAAAGCTACTGGGAGAAAAGGGAGAGAACGGTGTGCCACTGAAGGTCTGGCTGATGCCACTGAAGAATTTGTATCCCGAAGCTGCCGAGCTGATGTGTGGGATCAGCGTTGGAATAGTGAGGAAGATGCAGAATGCTCTAGAAGATTTAAGGGAAATGCAAATGAGATGCAACGATTCTCTGGAAGACACAGTGGTAGAGGATTTTCCAATGATTCGAGAAGAGTTGAGCACTTTCCAAAAATTGTGCAGTGACTATACATCTCACCTCCAGAAGAACATGGCAGAGAAACTTCCCTCCATCCGTGATGGTGAAGAAGATGAGAGCTCACTGAAACAACTCTTTGAAGACCGAGACAAGACACCATTCAGTCATGAAAAACTAAGCAAGTGGCTggatcagaaagagagagaaatcaacGTCATCAGATCCTGTGTAGATGCCATGGAGGGAACAAAGATCGTCCTAAGTCAGTCTGAGCTGGACAGAGAGGCTCTTGCTCCAGGTGTAGAGCAtactctgtgctttgttttcaCCTCCATGGCAAGGGGTGATACCTACCTTGATGTGATGGCCGACTACTTGGACTCACCTAAATTAGGAAGTACCAATGAAGGCCAGTGGTACTCCTCACCTGAAGTTGTAAccaaaatgagagaaaaagccAAAGCTTTCCATGAGCTTGCCAAAGCACAGAAGAACAACAAGAGGTTGCGTTTCCTCATAGCAGTTATAACAAATGAGAAATACACAGGAGCAACCATCTACCATTACAAGGACGGCAATCTGGTCAGTGAAGATTTTTCAAAGCCTTCAAAGCCTGACGTCCCTCCTGAGCAGATCACAGACAAAAGAGATCTGATCTGGtgtaagtcatttttcatgcattttttaggcaaaaaatctGCCGTACTAATTACTGTCCTCCAGAAACCTGTTTGACCATCAGAATGActgataaaacattttattttggtctCTCCAACAGATGCCTGTGATCTCACcctggacccaaacactgcaaaTGGCTACCTCACTCTGTCTGAGGGAAACAAGAAGGCAACAGTTGCAGCGTGGCAGAATTATCCTGATCACCCAGAGAGGTTTGATACACAAACTCAGGTGTTGTGCAAAGAGGGCTTAACTGGGCTCCATTACTGGGAGGTAGAGTGGACTGATTTCGTTATGAAATCTGTTTATGCAGCTGTTGCATACAGCAGAATTGGAAGAAAGGGAGATGGTTCAGACAGCAATTTTGGAAATAATACCAAATCGTGGGCTGTTGGCCAGGAAGGAAACACTGGTAGTATATGGCATAATGGTTGGTTAAAGTCATATCCTGGGGGCTGCACAAGAGTTGGGGTGTATCTGGACTGGCCTGCTGGCACTCTGTCCTTCTACTCTGTCGTCTCTAACACACTGGAGCACCTCCACACCTTTCACACCAAATTCACTGAGCCTGTTTACCCAGGAATCTGGGCTTATGACAAAGGCAACTATGCGTACCTGCGTCCAGTTGAGTAAGAGCAATGATCAAGACTTGTTCGATCCTGGTCTGTTCATAGGGATATGGGTTTACATTTAAAGTTCAAAGTACAACTTAAGACGTCcttcacaaattaaaaacaatgcaTTCAAACCCAGAGAGACCAGGAAAATAGATGATACGATGAAGTGACTATATATGTACTTTTCTGTTAATCAGTTCACGTTGATTTGATGCACAGCCTTCTCCTCAAACTGGTTTGTgcttcacagcttcacaatcaGTTTAAGCTTTTATTGCTCAGTACATCacatatatgtttttaatcGTTTTAATTCTGATTCTAATTCCTGATACTTAAACTGAGCTTATATTGATTCACAATTACTATGTCAACACTATTATGTTTTAATATGATCTCATAGCTCATGTCAAAAATTGCATAACCTGTTTTGTTGAATTTATCATGTTGATTATGTTCGGACATGAGGGAGCTAAAGTGCCTTTTGTTTAATATAGCATACTTAATTTAGTACTTTGGTATATGGATATATTTTCTAAAAACAAGAGGAAAACTCTctggtctgtgtttttttttactcactGTTAACACCATTTTGTTAGATGTTAAGCACTCTGCTGATTTTTATAGAGTCGaagaaatgtcttttttgttaatcacagcttcacaatCAGTTTAAACTTTCATTGCTTGGTACATCACagatatgtttttaattataaCTTTCTATTCTAATTCCTGATACTTATCAATACAGAGCTTATATCAATACACAATTGCTATGTCAACActagtatgttgaaatataaagtcatagctcatataaaaaaatgcataacttgttttttctttaagaGAGTCAGTGTTAACATCATTTTTTTGTAAACATTGCTGATGTTTGTAGATCTAAAGCAACACCTGTTGGATATGTTTACTCTCTTCTTGAGCAGAATATTCAATAAAGTGCAGACCTGACTTCACCACTGTGTGCTATCTTA
The genomic region above belongs to Sebastes fasciatus isolate fSebFas1 chromosome 20, fSebFas1.pri, whole genome shotgun sequence and contains:
- the LOC141758938 gene encoding stonustoxin subunit beta-like; the protein is MDSDLMAVAALGRPFTLGMLYDARREALIPGLTLWNDATLQEKTTEKSQKSSAFEISTSDSIESKSSLLDVEASLKASFLSGLIEIGGSAKYLNDHKKYKNQSRVTGRYKATTSFKQLSMVDLQTLKPHQTEVIEKGLATHVVTGILYGANAFFVFDSEKLEASSVQDIQGSMKAVINKIPSINVEAEAGIKLSDEEKSLTEKCSCKFFGDFILDSNPTTYRDAVKTFAELPKLLGEKGENGVPLKVWLMPLKNLYPEAAELMCGISVGIVRKMQNALEDLREMQMRCNDSLEDTVVEDFPMIREELSTFQKLCSDYTSHLQKNMAEKLPSIRDGEEDESSLKQLFEDRDKTPFSHEKLSKWLDQKEREINVIRSCVDAMEGTKIVLSQSELDREALAPGVEHTLCFVFTSMARGDTYLDVMADYLDSPKLGSTNEGQWYSSPEVVTKMREKAKAFHELAKAQKNNKRLRFLIAVITNEKYTGATIYHYKDGNLVSEDFSKPSKPDVPPEQITDKRDLIWYACDLTLDPNTANGYLTLSEGNKKATVAAWQNYPDHPERFDTQTQVLCKEGLTGLHYWEVEWTDFVMKSVYAAVAYSRIGRKGDGSDSNFGNNTKSWAVGQEGNTGSIWHNGWLKSYPGGCTRVGVYLDWPAGTLSFYSVVSNTLEHLHTFHTKFTEPVYPGIWAYDKGNYAYLRPVE